From the Arthrobacter sp. PM3 genome, one window contains:
- the hemQ gene encoding hydrogen peroxide-dependent heme synthase codes for MSHTSAESVTKTGTPVPGASAAGASAPQDSTEQFFTLWTVFKRSADAPRDAEAARDFESLLARLAEAGVVHRGSYDVSAMRADADIMIWLHGPKPEALQQAVRDIRRSKLFTGTEIAWSAMGVHREAEFAKNHTPAFSRGVEPAEWLCVYPFVRSYEWYLLPDAERGAMLRDHGLLGRDFPQVISNTVSSFALGDWEWILGLEAPELVDLVDLMRHLRSTEARNHVREEIPFYTGRRVSAAEVAEVLA; via the coding sequence ATGAGCCACACTTCTGCCGAATCTGTCACTAAAACCGGAACGCCCGTCCCCGGAGCGTCAGCCGCCGGGGCATCGGCGCCCCAGGATTCAACCGAGCAGTTCTTCACCCTCTGGACCGTTTTCAAGCGGTCCGCGGACGCCCCCCGCGATGCGGAAGCGGCCCGGGACTTCGAGTCGCTGCTGGCACGGCTCGCCGAGGCCGGTGTTGTCCACCGCGGCAGCTATGACGTTTCTGCCATGCGCGCGGATGCGGACATCATGATCTGGCTCCACGGGCCCAAGCCCGAGGCCCTGCAGCAGGCGGTCCGCGACATCCGCCGCAGCAAGCTGTTCACCGGCACCGAGATCGCGTGGTCCGCCATGGGCGTCCACCGCGAGGCCGAGTTCGCCAAGAACCACACTCCGGCCTTCTCCCGCGGCGTCGAACCGGCCGAGTGGCTGTGCGTCTACCCGTTCGTCCGCTCCTACGAGTGGTACCTCCTGCCGGACGCCGAGCGCGGCGCGATGCTCCGCGACCACGGCCTCCTGGGCCGGGACTTCCCGCAGGTCATCTCCAACACGGTCTCCTCCTTTGCCCTGGGCGACTGGGAATGGATCCTGGGCCTGGAGGCACCCGAGCTCGTGGACCTCGTGGACCTGATGCGGCACCTGCGCAGCACGGAGGCGCGCAACCATGTCCGTGAGGAAATCCCGTTCTACACCGGCCGGCGCGTCAGCGCCGCCGAGGTCGCCGAGGTCCTGGCATGA